From the genome of Verrucomicrobiia bacterium, one region includes:
- a CDS encoding sugar phosphate isomerase/epimerase — MKLMGIGDEAGASLVTQLEATQELGWKFIELRTVEVAGHPKANLHDLSDTAFEAAVQLIEPSGIQVYCFGSTVMNWAKQLADPFDLTLAEVQRCIPRMKRLGAKFVRIMSFKPADTDYRIPTEALRRVKDVTNRFLDAGLQPVHENCMNYGGMSWQHTLELLDQCPGLKLVFDTANPVFNPDRSRPRPWPRQDAWEFWTHVRDHVVHIHIKDASYDPGTHTETYHWPGAGQGYVREILADAKQRGYTGGLSIEPHMVTVFHDPQAAANVPADAARKNFVAYGQRLQALRP; from the coding sequence ATGAAACTGATGGGTATTGGCGATGAGGCGGGCGCGAGCCTGGTCACGCAACTTGAAGCCACGCAAGAACTGGGTTGGAAATTCATTGAATTGCGCACTGTGGAAGTCGCGGGGCATCCCAAGGCCAACTTGCACGATCTCTCGGACACCGCGTTCGAGGCGGCGGTGCAATTGATCGAGCCGTCCGGCATTCAGGTGTACTGCTTCGGTTCCACCGTGATGAACTGGGCAAAGCAATTGGCGGATCCATTCGACCTCACCCTCGCCGAAGTGCAACGCTGCATCCCGCGCATGAAACGCCTGGGCGCCAAGTTCGTTCGCATCATGAGCTTCAAACCGGCGGATACGGATTATCGCATTCCGACCGAGGCCTTGCGTCGGGTTAAAGACGTGACGAACCGCTTCCTGGATGCGGGCCTGCAACCGGTGCATGAAAACTGCATGAACTACGGCGGCATGAGCTGGCAGCACACGCTCGAATTGCTCGACCAATGCCCCGGACTGAAACTCGTCTTCGACACCGCCAACCCGGTGTTCAATCCCGATCGCAGCCGCCCGCGACCCTGGCCGCGCCAGGACGCCTGGGAATTTTGGACCCACGTCCGCGATCACGTCGTTCACATCCACATCAAGGATGCGAGCTACGATCCCGGAACCCACACCGAAACCTACCATTGGCCGGGGGCAGGCCAGGGTTACGTCCGGGAAATTTTGGCGGACGCCAAACAACGCGGTTACACTGGCGGTCTGAGCATCGAACCGCACATGGTCACGGTGTTTCACGATCCGCAAGCCGCCGCGAACGTGCCCGCAGATGCCGCGCGAAAAAACTTCGTCGCGTATGGGCAACGTCTGCAAGCGCTGCGACCCTGA
- a CDS encoding trimeric intracellular cation channel family protein, whose amino-acid sequence MTIPLLQTHFAVAVSALSGVLAASGKRVDLFGVLVLGLVTALGGGTIRDLILDRPVFWLSGTEYVLNAAGTSTLAFFVIRFANVPQLGLVVADAFGLALFTILGAAIALQAGTGATNAVVLGVITGVAGGILRDVLVGEIPLVMRTGIYLYATASVVGATAYVILEAYHSGNHLNRAIGIGTTLAIRLLSIRWKVSLPEFPK is encoded by the coding sequence ATGACCATTCCGTTGTTGCAGACTCACTTTGCCGTCGCGGTCAGCGCGCTTTCCGGAGTGCTGGCCGCCAGCGGAAAACGGGTGGACCTGTTCGGCGTGCTCGTGCTGGGTCTGGTGACGGCACTGGGCGGCGGCACGATTCGCGATTTGATTTTAGACCGTCCGGTATTCTGGCTTTCCGGCACGGAATACGTGCTCAACGCGGCCGGCACTTCCACCCTGGCCTTCTTCGTGATCCGCTTCGCCAATGTTCCTCAACTGGGATTGGTCGTGGCCGACGCATTCGGCCTGGCGCTCTTCACCATTCTGGGCGCGGCAATTGCCCTGCAAGCCGGGACCGGCGCCACCAACGCGGTTGTCCTGGGCGTCATTACCGGTGTTGCCGGTGGAATTTTGCGGGATGTGCTGGTGGGCGAAATTCCGCTCGTGATGCGCACCGGCATCTACCTCTACGCCACCGCTTCCGTCGTCGGCGCGACGGCGTACGTCATCTTGGAAGCTTACCACAGCGGCAACCATTTGAATCGCGCCATCGGCATCGGCACCACACTGGCCATCCGCCTGCTTTCCATTCGCTGGAAAGTGTCACTGCCCGAATTCCCCAAATAA
- a CDS encoding ABC transporter ATP-binding protein — MLEIKNLDVSYGAIQALHDISLSVETGRIVTLIGANGAGKSTTLRAISGLVKPWRGEILFQGKNIAGLPAHQIVKLGLSHVPEGRMVFANLTVHENLLLGAYLRRDKIGIRQDLEQVFKIFPRLEERLKQAAGTLSGGEQQMLAIGRALMSKPRFLMMDEPSLGIAPLLVKTIFEKIVEINREHGLTILLVEQNANLALEISHYGYVLETGKIILQADSATLRADPQVRSAYLGG; from the coding sequence ATGCTTGAGATCAAAAATCTCGATGTGAGCTACGGCGCGATCCAGGCGTTGCATGACATTTCACTTTCGGTTGAGACCGGACGCATTGTGACGTTGATCGGCGCGAACGGTGCGGGAAAGAGCACCACGCTGCGCGCCATTTCCGGATTGGTAAAGCCGTGGCGGGGCGAGATTTTGTTCCAAGGCAAAAACATTGCCGGTTTGCCCGCGCACCAGATCGTGAAGCTTGGCTTGTCGCATGTGCCGGAAGGGCGGATGGTGTTCGCCAACCTGACGGTTCACGAAAATTTGCTTTTGGGAGCCTATTTGCGCCGCGACAAAATCGGCATCCGACAGGATCTGGAACAGGTTTTCAAAATTTTTCCACGGCTGGAGGAGCGGTTGAAACAGGCGGCCGGCACGTTGTCCGGCGGCGAGCAACAAATGCTGGCGATTGGGCGCGCGCTGATGAGCAAACCCCGGTTTTTGATGATGGATGAACCGTCGCTGGGCATTGCGCCGCTGTTGGTGAAAACCATTTTCGAGAAAATCGTCGAGATCAACCGGGAGCACGGTTTGACCATTCTGCTGGTCGAACAAAACGCCAATCTGGCGCTGGAAATTTCTCACTACGGTTACGTGCTGGAAACCGGGAAAATTATTCTGCAAGCCGATTCCGCCACGCTGCGCGCGGATCCGCAGGTCCGCAGCGCGTATCTGGGCGGGTAG
- a CDS encoding ABC transporter ATP-binding protein, which translates to MSQLLQLNQVTIRFGGLTAVSEVDLHVGPRELVGLIGPNGAGKTTLFNLITGVYQPTSGAIHFDGRPTAKLKPHQLVRRGIARTFQNIRLFASMTVFDNVRTAVQVHRAHGIRDALIRGGKFRRAEADVEQQVMELLAIFHLDQLRHEPARGLPYGDQRRLEIVRALATQPRLLLLDEPAAGMNPTEKSELTELIRFIKEKFQIAVLLVEHDMRVVMGICERIVVLDYGVKIAEGTPAEVRANARVVEAYLGEEAVKHA; encoded by the coding sequence ATGTCCCAGCTCCTTCAACTCAATCAAGTCACCATCCGCTTCGGTGGCTTGACGGCCGTGTCGGAGGTGGATTTGCACGTGGGGCCGCGGGAACTGGTCGGCTTGATCGGCCCCAACGGCGCGGGGAAGACGACCTTGTTCAACCTCATTACCGGAGTCTATCAACCCACCAGTGGGGCGATTCATTTCGATGGCCGGCCCACGGCGAAATTGAAACCGCACCAGCTCGTGCGGCGCGGGATTGCGCGAACGTTTCAGAACATCCGCCTTTTCGCCAGCATGACGGTGTTCGATAACGTGCGCACTGCCGTCCAGGTGCATCGCGCGCACGGTATTCGCGACGCACTGATTCGCGGCGGTAAATTTCGTCGCGCCGAAGCAGACGTGGAACAGCAGGTGATGGAGTTGCTGGCGATTTTTCATCTGGACCAGTTGCGCCATGAACCGGCGCGCGGTCTGCCTTACGGCGACCAGCGGCGTCTGGAAATTGTCCGCGCCCTGGCCACGCAACCCCGCTTGCTCCTACTGGATGAACCGGCGGCAGGTATGAACCCGACTGAAAAATCCGAGCTGACCGAACTGATCCGCTTCATCAAGGAGAAATTTCAAATCGCGGTTTTGCTGGTCGAACACGACATGCGGGTGGTGATGGGCATTTGCGAGCGTATTGTGGTGCTGGATTACGGCGTGAAAATCGCCGAAGGCACGCCCGCCGAGGTACGCGCCAACGCGCGTGTCGTCGAAGCCTATTTGGGTGAGGAGGCCGTCAAACATGCTTGA
- a CDS encoding branched-chain amino acid ABC transporter permease, translated as MKSGAKRYLLLALLAAVVVSFFSAYFNRYYLGVTIDVGINIILAVSLNLINGHTGQFSLGHAGFMAVGGYIAAKFSLMLSPALPPWAQPLIFGAGLLLGGSVAALTGLAVGVPTLRLYGDYLAIVTLGFGEIIRVIFQTSETFGAATGLTGIPNWTNFGWAWGSAAICVFVVTCLVNSTYGRGFIAVNDDEIAASASGVNPVRYKVTAFVIGAFFAGIAGGLYAHHKSFLSPTGFDFMKSIDIVVMVILGGMGRTVGVIIAAILLTLLPEYLREFSDYRMILYALLIIIIMITRPQGLFTFGFKVRNSK; from the coding sequence ATGAAATCAGGCGCGAAAAGATATCTGCTACTCGCGCTGCTGGCCGCCGTGGTGGTTTCTTTTTTCTCGGCTTACTTTAATCGCTATTACCTCGGGGTGACGATTGATGTGGGCATCAACATCATCCTGGCGGTCAGTTTGAATTTGATCAACGGACACACCGGCCAGTTCAGTCTGGGCCACGCGGGTTTCATGGCCGTGGGCGGATACATCGCGGCCAAGTTCAGTTTAATGTTGTCGCCAGCCCTGCCGCCTTGGGCGCAGCCATTGATCTTCGGGGCGGGATTACTCTTGGGCGGTTCGGTTGCGGCGCTGACCGGACTGGCGGTGGGGGTGCCGACGTTGCGGTTGTATGGCGATTACCTTGCCATCGTCACGCTGGGTTTTGGTGAAATCATCCGCGTTATTTTCCAAACCTCCGAAACCTTCGGCGCGGCCACCGGACTGACCGGCATTCCGAACTGGACCAATTTTGGCTGGGCGTGGGGCAGCGCGGCCATCTGTGTTTTTGTGGTTACGTGTCTGGTCAACTCAACCTACGGTCGCGGTTTCATTGCCGTGAACGACGACGAAATTGCCGCCAGCGCCAGCGGCGTCAATCCCGTCCGCTACAAAGTGACCGCCTTCGTCATCGGCGCGTTTTTTGCCGGGATCGCGGGCGGACTCTATGCGCATCACAAATCGTTTCTGTCCCCCACCGGCTTCGATTTCATGAAGTCCATTGACATCGTGGTCATGGTGATTTTAGGCGGGATGGGGCGCACCGTTGGCGTGATCATCGCCGCGATTTTGCTGACCTTGTTGCCCGAGTATCTGCGCGAATTTTCTGATTACCGGATGATTCTCTATGCGCTGCTCATCATCATCATCATGATCACCCGGCCGCAAGGGTTGTTCACTTTTGGGTTCAAAGTAAGAAATTCCAAATGA
- a CDS encoding branched-chain amino acid ABC transporter permease: MTEFLQQLINGLALGAIYALIALGYTMVYGILRFINFAHGDVFMLGAFAGLFLTPVVQRFFPPQSYLGGIVVLLLAMAICAGLGILIEMLAYRPLRNRPKLTVLITAIGVSLFIEYTCQHRLVFGAAPRKFPDLIPVTTWNVDQLVISSTQVIVFVTTILLLIMLRFIVQKTRMGTAMRAVSFNEQAAALMGVNINSIISFTFGLGSALAAAGGILFAMSYSSIDPLMGVQTGLKAFVAAVVGGIGNLPGAALGGILIGVIETFAGGIPGLSNYRDGIAFTILIVVLIFRPTGLLSKPQVEKV; this comes from the coding sequence ATGACGGAATTTCTCCAGCAACTCATCAATGGTCTGGCGTTGGGCGCCATTTACGCCCTCATTGCGCTGGGCTACACGATGGTGTACGGCATTCTGCGGTTCATTAATTTCGCCCACGGCGATGTGTTCATGCTGGGCGCGTTTGCGGGTTTGTTTCTCACGCCGGTGGTCCAACGTTTCTTTCCGCCGCAATCCTATCTCGGCGGCATCGTGGTGCTGCTGCTGGCCATGGCTATTTGCGCCGGACTCGGAATCTTGATTGAAATGCTGGCGTACCGCCCGCTGCGCAATCGTCCCAAATTGACCGTGCTCATCACGGCCATCGGCGTGTCGCTGTTCATCGAATACACCTGCCAGCACCGATTGGTGTTCGGCGCCGCGCCGCGCAAGTTTCCCGACTTGATTCCGGTGACGACCTGGAACGTGGATCAACTCGTCATCAGCTCCACGCAGGTCATTGTGTTTGTCACCACGATCTTATTGCTGATCATGCTTCGTTTCATCGTGCAAAAAACGCGCATGGGCACGGCCATGCGGGCGGTTTCCTTCAACGAACAAGCCGCGGCGCTGATGGGCGTCAACATCAACTCCATCATTTCGTTCACGTTCGGATTGGGCTCGGCGTTGGCGGCGGCGGGCGGAATTTTATTTGCCATGAGCTATTCAAGCATTGATCCGCTCATGGGTGTGCAGACCGGATTGAAAGCGTTCGTGGCCGCCGTGGTGGGCGGGATCGGCAATCTGCCGGGAGCCGCGTTGGGCGGCATTTTGATTGGCGTGATCGAAACGTTTGCGGGCGGGATTCCGGGGTTATCCAATTACCGCGACGGCATCGCGTTCACCATTTTGATCGTGGTGCTGATCTTCCGCCCCACCGGACTGCTCAGCAAACCGCAGGTGGAAAAAGTGTAA
- a CDS encoding ABC transporter substrate-binding protein: MKRALNLWLGSLALTPVLLFLITGCNPSGGGKGDVIKIGEFASLTGKEATFGQSSHEGTVLAIEEINAAGGVLGKQIELLTEDTQSKAGEPATVVNKLISRDGVVGVLGEVASSRSLEAAPICQQNKIPMVSPSSTNPKVTEVGDYIFRVCFIDPFQGTVMANFATRTLHATRVAIFTDVKSDYSKGLAKFFKDQFLKNGGQVVAELDFNGGDKDFKGQLTAIKAANPEAVFVPGYYTDAALIAIQAKQLGLNVPLLGGDGWESEKLTEIGKEAVEGDYFSTHYSAEVGSEMSKAFVANYQQRWKGKRPDALAACGYDSALVLVDAIKRAGSTDGAKVRDALAATRDFKAVTGTITINAQRDASKSAVILTIQDGKYKYLETIEP; the protein is encoded by the coding sequence ATGAAACGAGCTTTGAATCTGTGGCTGGGGTCGCTGGCCTTGACGCCGGTGTTGCTATTTTTGATCACCGGTTGTAATCCGTCCGGCGGTGGCAAAGGGGATGTGATCAAAATTGGCGAGTTCGCGTCCCTGACGGGCAAAGAGGCGACGTTTGGTCAGTCGTCGCACGAAGGCACCGTGCTGGCCATCGAGGAAATCAACGCGGCGGGCGGCGTGCTGGGCAAGCAAATCGAATTGTTGACCGAGGACACACAATCCAAGGCGGGGGAGCCGGCGACGGTGGTCAACAAGCTGATTTCGCGCGATGGCGTGGTTGGTGTTTTGGGCGAGGTCGCATCGAGTCGTTCGCTGGAAGCCGCGCCCATTTGCCAGCAGAACAAAATTCCGATGGTCTCGCCTTCCTCCACCAATCCCAAGGTGACGGAGGTGGGCGATTACATTTTCCGCGTGTGTTTCATTGATCCGTTCCAAGGCACGGTGATGGCCAACTTCGCCACGCGGACGTTGCACGCGACGCGCGTGGCCATTTTCACCGACGTGAAGAGCGATTACAGCAAGGGGCTGGCAAAATTTTTCAAGGATCAATTCCTCAAGAACGGCGGACAGGTCGTGGCGGAACTGGATTTCAACGGTGGCGACAAGGATTTCAAAGGGCAATTGACGGCGATCAAAGCGGCCAATCCCGAGGCGGTTTTTGTGCCGGGCTATTACACGGACGCGGCGCTGATTGCCATTCAGGCCAAGCAACTCGGGTTGAACGTGCCGCTGCTGGGCGGCGACGGTTGGGAATCGGAAAAACTCACCGAGATCGGCAAGGAAGCCGTGGAGGGCGATTATTTTTCCACGCATTACAGCGCCGAGGTGGGGAGCGAAATGAGCAAGGCGTTCGTGGCGAATTATCAGCAGCGCTGGAAGGGCAAGCGGCCCGATGCGCTGGCGGCGTGTGGTTATGATTCGGCGCTGGTTCTGGTGGACGCCATCAAGCGGGCCGGTTCGACGGATGGCGCCAAAGTGCGGGACGCGCTCGCCGCCACCAGGGATTTCAAGGCGGTGACCGGCACCATCACCATCAACGCGCAACGCGACGCCTCGAAGTCCGCCGTGATTCTGACCATCCAGGACGGCAAATACAAATACTTGGAAACGATTGAGCCGTAA
- a CDS encoding DUF485 domain-containing protein, with amino-acid sequence MQTQVPEKTSEVHGEAFLRSLMRKQLKLSITCALAFLLVVLGMPLANYLAPELMATRILGFTLSWFLLGIGFFPAVWIISFYFIRRSIALEEEEVKEVSHRDTEPRR; translated from the coding sequence ATGCAAACCCAGGTTCCGGAAAAAACATCCGAAGTGCATGGCGAAGCATTTTTGCGTTCGCTGATGCGCAAACAACTCAAACTCTCCATCACCTGCGCCCTCGCGTTCCTGCTGGTCGTGTTGGGAATGCCGCTGGCGAATTATCTGGCGCCGGAATTGATGGCCACCCGCATCCTGGGTTTTACCTTGAGCTGGTTTTTGTTGGGCATCGGTTTCTTTCCCGCCGTGTGGATCATTTCGTTTTATTTCATCCGCCGCTCAATTGCGTTGGAGGAGGAGGAAGTGAAAGAAGTCAGCCACAGAGACACTGAGCCACGGAGATGA
- a CDS encoding PEP-CTERM sorting domain-containing protein, whose protein sequence is MKRILSSIATLSLVVNFASAQQVWINEVLTNPNGSDSSATTGNEYFELRGTPNMSLAGYYLLSLEGQGAAAGDINQFFDLGSFSLGDNGFLFARQNNSQYTSTAPGATVLQNTAGQGWGLTGASTVGHSGDGTQVDWENSASTIMLINIGSGSAPTLTTDLDTDNDGLLDLPADWVVVDSIGIMDGASAAAGDWSYGAITFRAAFPDGNYLGQSTYGNIIDVPGAPPTTAGAFYVGRIGDSTGSTAGDWFGANLTGSANDPLNITFLYASDERFVGLTLPDMIFGGANPIPEPGSLALLALGGLGLLLRRRDHCVR, encoded by the coding sequence ATGAAACGAATTCTTAGTTCCATCGCCACTCTGTCACTGGTTGTAAATTTCGCCAGCGCACAGCAAGTTTGGATCAACGAAGTATTGACGAATCCTAACGGGTCCGACAGCAGCGCCACTACCGGAAACGAGTACTTCGAATTACGTGGAACGCCGAACATGTCCTTGGCCGGTTATTATCTGCTGAGTCTCGAAGGACAGGGGGCGGCGGCTGGAGACATCAATCAGTTTTTTGACTTGGGCTCGTTTTCACTGGGTGACAACGGGTTTCTTTTTGCACGGCAGAATAACAGTCAGTACACCTCCACTGCACCGGGAGCGACTGTGTTGCAAAACACGGCGGGACAGGGCTGGGGTTTGACCGGCGCGAGTACCGTGGGGCACAGCGGCGACGGCACCCAGGTGGATTGGGAAAATTCGGCCAGCACCATCATGTTGATCAACATTGGTAGCGGCAGCGCTCCCACACTCACCACCGATCTTGACACGGATAACGATGGGCTTCTGGATTTGCCCGCTGACTGGGTTGTGGTGGATTCCATTGGGATCATGGATGGGGCTAGTGCTGCTGCTGGCGATTGGTCCTATGGCGCCATTACCTTCCGTGCCGCGTTTCCTGACGGTAATTATCTGGGGCAAAGCACTTATGGTAACATCATTGACGTTCCGGGGGCGCCGCCCACTACAGCGGGAGCATTTTATGTGGGGCGCATTGGGGACTCTACCGGCTCCACGGCGGGTGATTGGTTTGGCGCCAACCTGACTGGTAGTGCTAATGATCCTCTCAATATCACTTTCCTGTACGCAAGTGATGAGCGGTTCGTCGGACTCACACTTCCCGATATGATTTTCGGAGGTGCAAATCCTATTCCTGAACCTGGTTCGCTGGCACTGTTGGCGTTGGGCGGTTTGGGACTCCTCTTGCGCCGCCGGGACCATTGTGTTCGGTGA
- a CDS encoding prepilin-type N-terminal cleavage/methylation domain-containing protein: MNLVRISKLSRPRPAGFTLIELLVVIAIIAILAAMLLPALSRAKAKAQAANCLNNVKQLQLAVHMYSDDNQDRLINNDTGGASGIAGTAAGADAWIQGNVQEWSPTYLETIRTGVLFPYNKSTGIYRCPASRAFLRGLGGKLEPHNRSYAISVQLNCNAGKNNAYTRVAKKVTEVRRSASVFDFAEENQISIDNGAIGVESLAGPAQFWNPPTARHNLGATFSFLDGHAEIWRWRGPNLIRLNQQYGADDSRTQRTSSTVNPLNPSPTTANDPDYIKLAEALPEP, encoded by the coding sequence ATGAATCTGGTCCGCATCTCGAAGTTGTCGCGTCCGCGCCCGGCGGGCTTCACGTTGATTGAGCTGCTGGTGGTGATTGCCATCATCGCCATTCTCGCGGCCATGTTGTTGCCCGCCTTGTCCCGGGCCAAGGCCAAGGCGCAGGCGGCCAATTGCCTCAACAACGTCAAGCAATTGCAGCTCGCGGTTCACATGTATTCGGACGATAACCAGGACCGGCTCATCAACAACGACACCGGCGGCGCTTCCGGCATTGCGGGAACGGCGGCGGGTGCGGACGCCTGGATTCAAGGCAATGTTCAGGAATGGTCGCCCACTTACCTCGAAACCATTCGCACCGGCGTGCTCTTTCCGTATAACAAAAGCACGGGCATTTACCGTTGCCCCGCGAGCCGGGCGTTTTTGCGCGGCCTTGGCGGAAAGCTGGAGCCGCACAATCGCAGCTACGCCATTTCGGTGCAGTTGAATTGCAACGCGGGCAAGAACAACGCGTACACGCGCGTCGCCAAAAAGGTGACGGAAGTGCGGCGCTCGGCCAGCGTGTTTGATTTTGCGGAGGAGAATCAGATCAGCATTGATAACGGCGCGATTGGCGTGGAATCCCTGGCGGGGCCGGCGCAATTTTGGAATCCGCCCACCGCCCGACATAACCTCGGCGCGACCTTTTCATTTCTGGACGGGCACGCGGAAATCTGGCGTTGGCGCGGTCCCAACTTGATCCGCTTGAACCAGCAATACGGCGCGGATGATTCCCGCACCCAGCGCACTTCCTCCACCGTTAATCCCTTGAATCCCAGCCCCACCACGGCCAACGACCCTGACTACATCAAACTGGCCGAAGCCCTGCCCGAACCTTGA